A genomic region of Rhodococcus qingshengii JCM 15477 contains the following coding sequences:
- a CDS encoding MutS-related protein, whose translation MNVRPPLPMHNVDAIHRTYAPDDDAAAMTAESFRSILFENPATAPPLETNPPEFFGDLNLEQVVTSIVAGHEEYDLEQFFHTALTDTAAITYRHEVFRDVQMEEVRSAVDEFAAGMHEMRTHLARARKRYYPREQQAWFLMAVRVFAVATTRLSDNLTVLSLRSSGLRRFRDYLADYLQGPEFSTLRGDLDNVERALSGIRYCLIIKGDRITVRRYDGESDYSTEVERTFEKFKQGEVREHHLRNTAGWGLNHVEAHVLDLLARLHPREFAELNQFCQHNRGFLDRVIDDFDREIQFYLVYLDYLDRFEHAGLQFCYPHVTDRSHEVSAFDTFDIALAERLVPERAVVCNDFALTGRERVIVVSGPNQGGKTTFARTFGQMHYLGRLGCLVPGHRARLHLYDHLFTHFEREEVITNLSGKLQDELERIHDILDQATSESIVIMNETFTSTTVKDARLLGGAVLNRIIDRGMLGVYVTFVDELSRLNEATVSMVAAVDPDDPAHRTFTLVRQRADGLAYALTLAEKYRLTYQQVKERRS comes from the coding sequence ATGAACGTCCGACCGCCCCTTCCAATGCACAATGTCGACGCCATTCATCGCACGTACGCACCCGACGACGACGCGGCAGCTATGACAGCCGAGAGTTTTCGCAGCATCCTCTTCGAAAACCCCGCAACCGCACCACCTCTCGAGACGAATCCGCCCGAGTTCTTCGGCGATCTGAACCTCGAGCAGGTCGTGACATCGATCGTCGCCGGCCACGAGGAGTACGACCTCGAGCAGTTCTTCCACACGGCCCTGACCGATACCGCGGCGATCACCTACCGACACGAGGTCTTCCGCGACGTGCAGATGGAGGAGGTGCGGTCGGCGGTCGACGAGTTCGCGGCCGGGATGCACGAGATGCGCACACACCTCGCCCGTGCCCGTAAGCGGTACTACCCCCGCGAACAGCAGGCCTGGTTTCTCATGGCTGTCCGCGTTTTCGCCGTGGCCACTACCCGCTTGTCCGACAACCTCACTGTTCTGTCCCTACGATCGTCGGGTCTGCGTAGATTCCGCGACTACCTCGCCGATTATCTCCAGGGCCCGGAGTTCTCCACGCTGCGAGGTGATCTGGACAATGTCGAGCGGGCACTGTCGGGCATCCGGTACTGCCTGATCATCAAGGGTGACCGCATCACGGTCCGAAGATATGACGGCGAATCGGACTACAGCACTGAGGTGGAGAGAACATTCGAGAAGTTCAAGCAAGGCGAGGTGCGTGAGCACCATCTCCGCAACACCGCCGGGTGGGGGTTGAACCACGTCGAAGCGCACGTACTGGATCTTCTCGCCCGACTACATCCCCGCGAGTTCGCAGAACTGAACCAGTTCTGTCAGCACAACCGTGGATTCCTCGACCGGGTCATCGACGACTTCGACCGCGAGATCCAGTTCTACCTCGTCTATCTCGACTACCTCGACCGGTTCGAACACGCCGGCCTGCAGTTCTGCTACCCCCACGTCACCGATCGGTCCCATGAGGTCAGCGCGTTCGACACATTCGATATCGCGCTCGCCGAACGCCTTGTTCCCGAACGAGCGGTGGTGTGCAACGACTTCGCACTGACGGGCCGAGAACGCGTCATCGTGGTCAGTGGACCCAATCAGGGCGGCAAGACCACCTTCGCGCGCACCTTCGGACAAATGCACTACCTGGGCCGCCTGGGCTGCCTTGTCCCTGGCCACCGGGCCCGATTGCATCTCTACGATCACCTGTTCACACATTTCGAACGCGAGGAGGTCATCACCAACCTCAGCGGCAAACTCCAGGACGAACTCGAGCGGATTCACGACATTCTCGACCAGGCCACCAGCGAGAGCATCGTCATCATGAACGAAACCTTCACCTCCACCACCGTCAAGGACGCCCGTCTTCTCGGCGGCGCCGTGCTCAACCGGATCATCGACCGCGGCATGCTCGGTGTGTACGTCACGTTCGTCGACGAGTTGTCGAGGCTGAACGAGGCCACCGTCAGCATGGTCGCCGCCGTCGACCCCGACGATCCGGCGCATCGCACCTTCACCCTCGTCCGCCAGCGCGCGGACGGCCTGGCGTATGCCCTCACGCTCGCAGAAAAGTACCGCCTGACCTACCAGCAGGTGAAGGAACGTCGATCATGA